The Planococcus versutus genome contains a region encoding:
- a CDS encoding MepB family protein, translated as MNDFCAALTYLTNVLYMPHNLILTAIQEEKQNSMYGAGTFQLSSKTIRFRVAHVTPRKTGQFVAFWEKDKNNKNQPYLYDEAPDLLVVTVCKSDDDFGQFIFPKKVLLKHAILKSSGTKGKMAMRVYPSWDSPTSKQAIKTQEWQLPYFVDLRLPKSLLKEKIIELYGL; from the coding sequence ATGAATGACTTTTGTGCAGCATTAACCTATTTGACTAACGTACTTTATATGCCTCATAACCTCATTTTAACGGCGATTCAAGAAGAAAAACAAAATTCCATGTATGGTGCGGGTACATTTCAACTGTCCTCTAAAACAATTCGATTCCGAGTAGCGCATGTGACACCGAGAAAAACAGGACAGTTTGTCGCATTTTGGGAAAAAGACAAAAACAATAAAAACCAGCCTTATTTGTATGACGAAGCGCCCGATTTATTGGTGGTAACCGTATGTAAAAGTGACGATGACTTTGGTCAATTTATTTTTCCGAAAAAAGTTCTTCTCAAACACGCGATTCTTAAATCGAGTGGAACAAAAGGAAAAATGGCCATGCGGGTTTACCCCAGTTGGGATAGCCCCACGAGTAAACAAGCGATAAAAACACAAGAATGGCAGTTGCCTTATTTTGTTGATCTTCGTCTTCCTAAATCATTACTTAAAGAAAAAATCATAGAACTGTACGGTCTCTAA
- a CDS encoding copper homeostasis protein CutC, producing MIIEIIVQNEQEAIKAEKMGAGRLELVSAIDEGGLTPNFETIKRVLGSVTIPVQVMIRPHSRDFFYSDSELKTIIEDVENVLNLGGQGIVFGALKKDYTIDEHALEKIIAVSDQLDITFHRAFDEIDDQLSAYTVLTDYKKQVQRILTSGGHEDCLTGKQALRKLVKLSKELEGPTILCGGGLTSMNIEEIHQTVGSSEYHFGSGVRKNGSYTEGFNKRVVEQIMEWKA from the coding sequence ATGATAATAGAAATAATTGTCCAAAACGAACAAGAAGCAATCAAAGCAGAAAAAATGGGCGCGGGAAGGTTAGAGCTTGTCTCGGCAATTGATGAAGGAGGGTTAACACCGAATTTTGAAACCATCAAACGAGTTCTTGGCAGTGTCACAATACCGGTTCAAGTGATGATACGGCCTCACAGTCGAGATTTTTTCTATAGCGATTCAGAACTAAAAACGATCATCGAAGATGTTGAAAATGTGTTGAATTTAGGTGGGCAAGGAATCGTATTTGGCGCTTTAAAAAAGGATTATACGATAGATGAACACGCACTAGAAAAAATTATCGCGGTGTCTGATCAGCTCGATATCACGTTCCACCGTGCGTTTGATGAAATTGACGACCAGTTGAGCGCATACACAGTATTAACAGACTACAAAAAGCAGGTACAACGGATTTTAACATCTGGCGGACATGAGGATTGTTTGACAGGCAAGCAGGCGTTAAGAAAGCTAGTCAAGTTATCAAAAGAGCTAGAAGGTCCAACTATTCTTTGCGGAGGCGGATTAACGTCGATGAATATAGAAGAAATTCATCAAACTGTCGGGTCTAGTGAATATCATTTTGGCAGCGGCGTCCGAAAAAATGGTTCTTATACAGAAGGGTTTAATAAAAGAGTAGTTGAACAAATCATGGAGTGGAAGGCTTAG